From Saccharothrix espanaensis DSM 44229, the proteins below share one genomic window:
- a CDS encoding Stk1 family PASTA domain-containing Ser/Thr kinase, protein MERSATNVIGGLLEQRYRVGTLVARGGMSTVYRGVDTRLERPVAIKVMDPRFSSDPQFVARFEREARAAAGLHHPGVVAVHDQGVDEDRVYLVMELVEGGTLRDLITARGKLDVPLALTVLERVLSPLAAAHRAGLVHRDVKPENVLIGRAGVVKVADFGLARAVSTPAITSDTTILGTVAYLSPEQVTNGNADARSDVYSAGVLLYEMLTGAPPYVGDTAISVAYRHVNEEVPPVTGVPAEVAELVRRSTRKEPFLRPADAEAFLSEVETARATLGLAAVDVPTVTAATADTPASAEPKTERVQPVGVGAVAFAEATVPVRRFPPPGPQGTQALPRGLDPTPSPAMGVPAPLGGQQTAVVPRTRPVRPKRPPKKKTPEQLYEEMRAKSKKQFITWISVVAVAAVVVGLVSWWLSIGRVESVPDVVGKEQDAAVAILESANLKSAVSTENSNTVPSGQVLSTDPAPGAEATRGDLVRVVVSRGKPVVPQVAAGSDPAAAEREIAAVGLKSKLDPNDDAFSDRVPKGKVVTTKPAPGTAVEIGSVVTVVLSKGVQPKPVPNVKGKTKDEAFAELAAAGFDPVEGPEEPSGEVDGGRVVRTNPVAGTTLGADKRVTVIVAADRGVTVPNVEGKKLREAKETLEKAGFQVEVQFNNRERATVINQSIRPGERVPKGTKITIIAV, encoded by the coding sequence GTGGAAAGGTCGGCGACGAACGTGATCGGCGGGCTGCTCGAACAACGCTACCGAGTGGGCACCCTGGTGGCACGCGGGGGCATGTCCACCGTGTACCGGGGCGTCGACACGCGCTTGGAGCGCCCCGTGGCGATCAAGGTCATGGACCCCCGGTTCTCCTCGGACCCGCAGTTCGTCGCGCGGTTCGAGCGGGAAGCGCGCGCCGCGGCCGGGCTGCACCACCCCGGTGTCGTCGCGGTCCACGACCAGGGCGTGGACGAGGACCGGGTCTACCTGGTGATGGAGCTGGTCGAGGGCGGCACGCTGCGCGACCTGATCACCGCCCGGGGGAAGCTGGACGTGCCGCTGGCGCTGACGGTGCTGGAGCGGGTGCTCTCGCCGCTGGCCGCCGCGCACCGGGCCGGGCTCGTGCACCGGGACGTGAAGCCGGAGAACGTGCTCATCGGGCGCGCCGGTGTGGTGAAGGTCGCAGACTTCGGCCTGGCGCGCGCCGTGTCCACGCCGGCCATCACGAGCGACACGACGATCCTCGGCACAGTCGCGTACCTGTCACCCGAACAGGTCACCAACGGCAACGCCGACGCCCGCAGCGACGTGTACTCGGCGGGCGTGCTGCTCTACGAGATGCTGACCGGCGCGCCGCCTTACGTCGGCGACACGGCCATCTCGGTCGCCTACCGGCACGTGAACGAAGAGGTGCCGCCGGTGACCGGCGTGCCCGCCGAGGTCGCGGAGCTGGTCCGCCGGTCGACGCGCAAGGAGCCGTTCCTGCGCCCGGCGGACGCCGAGGCGTTCCTGTCCGAGGTGGAGACGGCGCGGGCGACGCTCGGCCTGGCCGCCGTGGACGTGCCGACCGTGACGGCGGCGACCGCCGACACCCCCGCGTCGGCCGAGCCGAAGACCGAGCGGGTGCAGCCGGTGGGCGTCGGGGCCGTGGCCTTCGCCGAGGCGACCGTGCCGGTGCGCCGGTTCCCGCCGCCCGGCCCGCAGGGCACCCAGGCGTTGCCGCGCGGGCTCGACCCCACCCCGTCGCCCGCCATGGGCGTTCCCGCGCCCCTGGGAGGGCAGCAGACGGCCGTGGTGCCCCGCACGCGGCCCGTGCGACCGAAGCGGCCTCCGAAGAAGAAGACGCCCGAGCAGCTCTACGAGGAGATGCGGGCCAAGAGCAAGAAGCAGTTCATCACCTGGATCAGCGTCGTCGCGGTCGCGGCGGTCGTGGTCGGCCTGGTGAGCTGGTGGCTGTCCATCGGCCGGGTCGAGTCGGTGCCCGACGTGGTCGGCAAGGAGCAGGACGCGGCGGTCGCGATCCTGGAGAGCGCGAACCTGAAGTCCGCGGTGTCCACCGAGAACAGCAACACCGTGCCCAGCGGCCAGGTGCTCAGCACCGACCCGGCCCCCGGCGCCGAGGCCACCCGCGGCGACCTGGTGCGGGTGGTGGTCTCGCGTGGCAAGCCGGTCGTGCCGCAGGTGGCGGCGGGCTCCGACCCGGCCGCCGCGGAGCGGGAGATCGCCGCGGTCGGGCTGAAGTCCAAGCTCGACCCGAACGACGACGCGTTCAGCGACCGCGTGCCCAAGGGCAAGGTCGTGACGACCAAGCCCGCGCCCGGCACGGCCGTGGAGATCGGCAGCGTCGTGACGGTCGTGCTGAGCAAGGGCGTGCAGCCCAAGCCGGTGCCGAACGTGAAGGGCAAGACGAAGGACGAGGCGTTCGCGGAGCTGGCCGCGGCCGGGTTCGACCCCGTGGAGGGCCCCGAGGAGCCCTCCGGCGAGGTCGACGGCGGCCGGGTGGTCCGGACCAACCCGGTGGCGGGCACCACGCTCGGCGCGGACAAGCGGGTCACCGTGATCGTCGCGGCGGACCGGGGCGTGACCGTGCCGAACGTCGAGGGCAAGAAGCTCAGGGAGGCCAAGGAGACCTTGGAGAAGGCGGGCTTCCAGGTCGAGGTGCAGTTCAACAACCGGGAGCGGGCGACGGTGATCAACCAGTCGATCCGGCCCGGCGAGCGGGTGCCGAAGGGCACCAAGATCACGATCATCGCGGTCTGA
- a CDS encoding Rv2175c family DNA-binding protein, protein MSAIPAAADVLAPDLEVLDLPEVGERLGLPVTRVHQLLRDGQLLAERRNGVLVVPSQFLAAGGVVKGLPGTITVLRDSGYSTDEILRWLFTEDDTLPGTPIEALRGDRGREVKRRAQSMGF, encoded by the coding sequence GTGAGTGCGATTCCTGCCGCTGCGGATGTGCTGGCTCCCGACCTGGAGGTCCTTGACCTGCCTGAGGTCGGCGAGCGTCTTGGCCTGCCGGTCACCCGTGTCCACCAGTTGCTGCGCGACGGCCAGTTGCTCGCGGAGCGCCGGAACGGTGTCCTCGTCGTCCCCTCCCAGTTCCTCGCCGCCGGAGGCGTGGTGAAGGGGCTGCCCGGCACCATCACGGTGCTGCGCGACTCCGGTTACTCGACCGATGAGATCCTTCGCTGGCTGTTCACCGAAGACGACACGCTGCCCGGCACGCCGATCGAGGCGTTGCGCGGCGACCGCGGCCGCGAGGTGAAGCGGCGGGCACAGTCCATGGGCTTCTGA
- a CDS encoding phytoene/squalene synthase family protein, producing MTGPALADAYARCRELNARHGRTFFLATRLLPPVRRPAVHALYGFARWADEIVDSGTSADPAGELDVLERQLADELAGRPTGHPVLAALADTVRRYRIDPALFADFLASMRMDLHTTEYATLAELDRYMRGSAEVIGLQLLPVFGTIAPLSHAEPGAAALGRAFQLTNFLRDVGEDLDRGRVYLPQDVLRVYDVNRELLAWSRRTGKPDERIRRAVRHLTAVAYAAYREAETAVPLLHPVARPCVRTALVLYREILDGIAVADHHVLDKRVVVSNARRLSVALPGLSRSVAARATSGRLRWNRPDAPGRS from the coding sequence GTGACCGGGCCGGCCCTGGCCGACGCCTACGCCCGGTGCCGTGAGCTCAACGCCCGCCACGGCCGCACGTTCTTCCTCGCCACCCGGCTGCTCCCGCCCGTGCGACGCCCCGCCGTGCACGCCCTGTACGGCTTCGCACGGTGGGCCGACGAGATCGTGGACAGCGGCACCTCCGCCGACCCGGCGGGCGAGCTGGACGTGCTGGAGCGGCAGCTGGCCGACGAACTGGCGGGACGCCCCACCGGGCACCCGGTGCTGGCGGCGCTCGCGGACACCGTGCGGCGCTACCGGATCGACCCCGCGCTGTTCGCGGACTTCCTGGCGTCGATGCGGATGGACCTGCACACCACCGAGTACGCGACGCTCGCCGAGCTGGACCGGTACATGCGCGGGTCGGCCGAGGTGATCGGGCTGCAACTGCTGCCGGTCTTCGGCACCATCGCGCCCCTGTCGCACGCCGAGCCGGGCGCGGCGGCGTTGGGGCGCGCGTTCCAGCTCACGAACTTCTTGCGGGACGTGGGAGAGGATCTCGACCGCGGTCGCGTGTACCTGCCGCAGGACGTGTTGCGCGTCTACGACGTGAACCGGGAGTTGTTGGCGTGGTCGCGACGCACGGGCAAGCCGGACGAACGCATCAGGCGCGCGGTGCGGCACCTCACCGCGGTGGCGTACGCGGCGTACCGGGAGGCGGAGACGGCCGTGCCGCTGCTGCACCCGGTCGCACGGCCGTGCGTGCGCACGGCGCTGGTGCTCTACCGGGAGATCCTGGACGGAATAGCCGTCGCCGACCACCACGTGCTGGACAAGCGCGTGGTGGTGTCGAACGCACGGCGGCTCTCGGTCGCCCTGCCGGGGCTGTCCCGGTCGGTGGCGGCCCGCGCGACGTCCGGACGGCTCCGCTGGAACCGCCCGGACGCGCCTGGTCGGAGTTAG
- the mptB gene encoding polyprenol phosphomannose-dependent alpha 1,6 mannosyltransferase MptB, with protein MRTILLGVAGVMLVALGGTGAGATLKRDPLLADTTLSWIRYGHGQDLATAVLYLGLGLVIWSWIRLGRMVRNGHVGSSAVLTAIVVWTLPLLFAPPLFSKDIYSYLAQGQIALNGLDPYKVGPAVLQSPLSDNVSWVWQNTPAPYGPVFLVLAMSVVWATHASVIGGVVLMRFVLAIGLALLCWALPGLARHLGGRPAVALWLAAANPLMLVHLIGGAHNDLLMVGLMAAGCLFVLDGRHVLGIAVVTLAFAVKATAVVALPFLVLVWARRLAGSRTVQLVKAIAGGLATFLVVFTATTLLSGLDLGWIPALSSSSTIVNWLSLPSAVGDFAHTVVNLVVRVEPGVFLTVARGLGSLLLLFIAWRQWRAAADGGPEAIRRAAITSLAVALLSPATLPWYFSWALVLAAGLAWSTKGLQAAAFFSTFLLLVTFPDGDTALYSWGYLALIAAVSALACVSLVKPDPLKLSSRYP; from the coding sequence GTGCGGACCATCCTGCTCGGCGTCGCGGGCGTCATGCTCGTCGCGCTGGGCGGCACCGGCGCGGGGGCGACCCTCAAGCGCGACCCGCTGCTCGCCGACACCACGCTGAGCTGGATCCGGTACGGCCACGGCCAGGACCTGGCCACCGCCGTGCTCTACCTCGGCCTGGGCCTGGTGATCTGGTCGTGGATCCGGCTCGGCCGCATGGTCCGCAACGGGCACGTCGGCAGCAGCGCCGTGCTGACCGCGATCGTCGTGTGGACGCTGCCGCTGCTGTTCGCGCCGCCGCTGTTCAGCAAGGACATCTACAGCTACCTCGCCCAGGGCCAGATCGCGCTCAACGGCCTGGACCCGTACAAGGTCGGCCCGGCGGTGCTGCAGAGCCCGCTGTCGGACAACGTGAGCTGGGTCTGGCAGAACACGCCCGCGCCGTACGGCCCGGTGTTCCTGGTGCTCGCCATGAGCGTCGTGTGGGCCACCCACGCGAGCGTCATCGGCGGCGTGGTGCTGATGCGGTTCGTGCTGGCCATCGGCCTGGCGCTGCTCTGCTGGGCGCTGCCCGGCCTGGCCCGCCACCTCGGCGGCCGGCCCGCGGTCGCGCTGTGGCTGGCCGCGGCGAACCCGCTGATGCTCGTGCACCTCATCGGCGGCGCGCACAACGACCTGCTGATGGTCGGCCTGATGGCCGCCGGCTGCCTGTTCGTGCTCGACGGCCGGCACGTGCTGGGGATCGCCGTGGTGACCCTGGCGTTCGCGGTGAAGGCCACCGCCGTCGTCGCGCTGCCGTTCCTGGTGCTGGTGTGGGCGCGACGGCTGGCGGGCTCGCGGACGGTGCAGCTGGTCAAGGCCATCGCGGGCGGGCTGGCCACGTTCCTCGTGGTGTTCACCGCGACGACCCTGCTGTCCGGGCTCGACCTGGGCTGGATCCCGGCGCTGAGCTCGTCGTCCACCATCGTCAACTGGCTGTCGCTGCCCAGCGCCGTCGGTGACTTCGCCCACACCGTCGTGAACCTGGTGGTGCGGGTCGAGCCGGGCGTGTTCCTGACCGTCGCGCGCGGCCTCGGGTCGCTGCTGCTGCTGTTCATCGCCTGGCGGCAGTGGCGGGCCGCCGCCGACGGCGGGCCGGAGGCGATCCGCCGGGCGGCGATCACGTCGCTGGCCGTGGCGCTGCTCTCGCCGGCCACGCTGCCCTGGTACTTCAGCTGGGCGCTGGTGCTGGCGGCCGGCCTGGCCTGGAGCACCAAGGGGTTGCAGGCGGCGGCGTTCTTCTCCACGTTCCTGCTGCTGGTGACCTTCCCCGACGGTGACACCGCGCTCTACTCGTGGGGCTACCTGGCGCTCATCGCCGCCGTCTCGGCGCTGGCGTGCGTCTCCCTGGTCAAGCCCGACCCGCTGAAGCTGTCCAGCAGGTACCCGTGA
- the crtI gene encoding phytoene desaturase family protein: MRTVTGRTDHVVVVGAGLAGLSAALHLLGAGRRVTVVERDDLPGGRAGRLDLGDYRFDTGPTVLTMPELVDEALDAVGESLADRLDLAPVEPAYRARFADGDVLDVHADGDAMEAEVRRFAGPAEAAGYRALRSWLTELYRVEKDAFIGANFDSPIGLLTPRLARLAALRGFARLGPSVARFLKDERLQRVFSFQSLYAGVPPRKALAAYAVIAYMDTIAGVYYPRGGMRALPDALAGAARDAGADLRYRTKVAWLERIGGRVTAVRTTQGERIPCDAVVLTPDLPMSYRLLGHRPRRPVPITWSPSAVVLHAGVDRTWPELAHHTLFFGRAWDRTFDELTRRGSLMSDPSLLVTSPPGRGMFVLAPVPNLRVGPVDWERVGPAYRDEVVQTLQARGLTGFGDSIEVERLVTPKDWAGMGLAAGTPFSAAHTFAQTGPFRPRNLVLDNAVLAGCGTTPGVGVPPVLISGRLAAQRITGATGAAWRRPAARTRAHSPR, translated from the coding sequence ATGCGCACGGTCACCGGCCGCACCGACCACGTCGTCGTGGTCGGCGCGGGCTTGGCGGGCCTGTCCGCGGCGCTGCACCTGCTCGGCGCGGGCCGCCGGGTCACCGTCGTGGAGCGCGACGACCTGCCCGGCGGCCGGGCCGGGCGGCTGGACCTGGGCGACTACCGGTTCGACACCGGGCCGACCGTGCTGACCATGCCGGAGCTGGTGGACGAGGCCCTGGACGCGGTCGGCGAGAGCCTGGCCGACCGGCTGGACCTGGCCCCCGTCGAGCCCGCCTACCGGGCGCGGTTCGCCGACGGCGACGTGCTGGACGTGCACGCCGACGGCGACGCGATGGAGGCCGAGGTGCGGCGGTTCGCCGGTCCCGCCGAGGCGGCCGGCTACCGGGCGCTGCGGTCCTGGCTGACCGAGCTCTACCGGGTCGAGAAGGACGCGTTCATCGGCGCGAACTTCGACTCGCCGATCGGGCTGCTCACGCCCCGGCTGGCGCGGCTGGCGGCGCTGCGCGGCTTCGCCCGGCTGGGCCCGTCGGTGGCGCGGTTCCTCAAGGACGAGCGGCTCCAGCGGGTGTTCTCGTTCCAGTCGCTCTACGCGGGCGTGCCGCCGCGCAAGGCGCTCGCCGCGTACGCCGTGATCGCGTACATGGACACGATCGCGGGCGTCTACTACCCGCGTGGCGGGATGCGCGCGCTGCCCGACGCGTTGGCCGGCGCCGCCCGTGACGCGGGTGCGGACCTGCGCTACCGGACGAAGGTCGCGTGGCTGGAGCGGATCGGCGGGCGGGTCACCGCCGTGCGCACGACGCAGGGCGAGCGCATCCCGTGCGACGCCGTGGTGCTCACCCCGGACCTGCCGATGTCCTACCGGCTGCTGGGCCACCGCCCGCGCCGCCCGGTGCCGATCACGTGGTCGCCGTCGGCGGTCGTGCTGCACGCGGGCGTCGACCGGACGTGGCCGGAACTGGCCCACCACACGTTGTTCTTCGGCCGCGCGTGGGACCGCACGTTCGACGAGCTGACCCGCCGGGGCTCGCTGATGAGCGACCCGTCGCTGCTGGTCACCAGCCCGCCGGGGCGCGGCATGTTCGTGCTCGCGCCGGTCCCGAACCTGCGGGTCGGCCCGGTGGACTGGGAGCGGGTCGGCCCGGCCTACCGGGACGAGGTGGTGCAGACCCTCCAGGCCCGCGGGCTGACCGGGTTCGGCGACTCGATCGAGGTCGAGCGCCTGGTCACGCCGAAGGACTGGGCGGGCATGGGGCTGGCCGCGGGCACGCCGTTCTCGGCCGCGCACACGTTCGCCCAGACCGGTCCGTTCCGGCCGCGCAACCTGGTCCTGGACAACGCGGTGCTGGCCGGCTGCGGCACCACGCCGGGCGTGGGCGTGCCGCCGGTGCTGATCTCCGGGAGGCTGGCCGCCCAGCGGATCACCGGGGCCACCGGCGCGGCGTGGCGGCGACCGGCGGCGCGGACGCGGGCGCACAGCCCGCGGTGA
- a CDS encoding polyprenyl synthetase family protein, translating into MSPHPLDLELPKHVDAALAGYLADRRALGGRMEENFTGAVDALADFVLGGGKRIRPTFAWWGWRAAGGDPDGELAAPVLTAVSSLELIQACALIHDDLMDASETRRGMPTVHVRFARRHLAEGWLGEPERFGLAASVLIGDVALAWADDMLFAAGLPNDALQRLSLPWRDMRTEMLAGQYLDVLTQARGDASPDAALRIDRLKTAAYTVERPLHMGAAIGDASPELVAGLRAFGTDIGVAFQLRDDLLGVFGDPAVTGKPAGDDLREGKRTLLVALGMEFGADVLHDALGRPDLDVAEVDEVRARLVEVGAVAAVEDRIARLTESALAALADAPVADPAGDRLAELAISATKRTY; encoded by the coding sequence GTGTCGCCCCACCCGTTGGACCTGGAACTGCCCAAGCACGTCGACGCGGCGCTCGCAGGCTACCTCGCCGACCGCCGCGCCCTGGGCGGGCGGATGGAGGAGAACTTCACCGGTGCCGTCGACGCGCTGGCGGACTTCGTGCTCGGCGGCGGCAAGCGGATACGACCGACTTTCGCCTGGTGGGGCTGGCGGGCGGCGGGTGGCGACCCGGACGGCGAGCTGGCCGCACCGGTGCTCACCGCGGTCAGCTCGCTGGAGCTGATCCAGGCCTGCGCGCTGATCCACGACGACCTGATGGACGCTTCGGAAACCCGCCGCGGGATGCCGACCGTGCACGTCCGGTTCGCCCGCCGGCACCTCGCCGAGGGCTGGCTGGGCGAGCCCGAACGGTTCGGCCTGGCCGCCTCGGTGCTGATCGGCGACGTGGCGCTGGCCTGGGCGGACGACATGCTCTTCGCCGCCGGGCTGCCCAACGACGCGTTGCAGCGGCTGAGCCTGCCGTGGCGGGACATGCGCACCGAGATGCTCGCGGGCCAGTACCTCGACGTGCTCACCCAGGCGCGCGGCGACGCCTCGCCCGACGCCGCGCTGCGCATCGACCGGCTCAAGACCGCCGCCTACACCGTGGAGCGCCCGCTGCACATGGGCGCGGCGATCGGCGACGCGTCGCCGGAGCTCGTGGCGGGGCTGCGGGCGTTCGGCACCGACATCGGCGTGGCCTTCCAGCTGCGCGACGACCTGCTGGGCGTGTTCGGCGACCCGGCGGTGACCGGCAAGCCCGCGGGCGACGACCTGCGCGAGGGCAAGCGGACCCTGCTGGTCGCGCTGGGCATGGAGTTCGGCGCGGACGTGCTGCACGACGCGCTGGGCCGGCCCGACCTCGACGTGGCCGAGGTGGACGAGGTGCGGGCCCGGCTGGTCGAGGTCGGCGCGGTGGCCGCGGTCGAGGACCGGATCGCCCGGCTGACCGAGTCGGCGCTGGCCGCGCTGGCCGACGCGCCGGTCGCGGACCCCGCCGGGGACCGGCTGGCCGAACTCGCGATCAGCGCCACGAAACGGACCTACTGA
- a CDS encoding methylenetetrahydrofolate reductase, whose translation MTSVVERLSGGTPVFSVEFFPPRDDADEQVLWRAIRELEGLDPAFVSITYGAGGSSRDRTIRTTGRVVQETTLVAMAHLTAVSHSVAELRNVIGWYAAVGVRNILAVRGDPPGDPHGEWVPHPDGLTYAEELVRLCRELGDFCVGVSAFPYGHPRSGDLDTDLKHLINKLRAGADFAIAQLFLEPEHFLRLRDRIAALGHETHLLPGLMPLTTPRTLAKCVELSGAPLPVSVARRLEPLADDPKAFRSAGVDLVTEMGERLLAEGVPALHFYTFNRSKATREVVGRLGLVPART comes from the coding sequence ATGACGTCGGTCGTCGAACGCCTCAGCGGCGGCACCCCGGTGTTCTCGGTCGAGTTCTTCCCACCGCGGGACGACGCCGACGAACAGGTCCTCTGGCGTGCCATCCGCGAACTGGAGGGCCTGGACCCCGCCTTCGTGTCGATCACCTACGGCGCGGGCGGCTCGTCCCGCGACCGCACGATCCGCACCACCGGCCGGGTGGTCCAGGAGACGACCCTGGTGGCGATGGCGCACCTCACCGCCGTGAGCCACTCGGTGGCCGAGCTGCGCAACGTGATCGGCTGGTACGCGGCGGTCGGCGTGCGCAACATCCTCGCGGTGCGCGGCGACCCGCCCGGCGACCCCCACGGCGAGTGGGTGCCCCACCCGGACGGCCTGACCTACGCCGAGGAGCTCGTCCGGCTGTGCCGGGAACTGGGCGACTTCTGCGTGGGCGTGTCCGCGTTCCCGTACGGGCACCCGCGCTCGGGCGACCTGGACACCGACCTCAAGCACCTGATCAACAAGCTGCGCGCGGGCGCCGACTTCGCGATCGCGCAGCTGTTCCTGGAGCCGGAGCACTTCCTGCGGCTGCGCGACCGGATCGCCGCGCTCGGCCACGAGACGCACCTGCTGCCCGGCCTGATGCCGCTGACCACGCCGCGCACGCTGGCCAAGTGCGTGGAGCTGTCCGGCGCGCCGCTGCCGGTGTCGGTGGCCCGGCGGCTGGAGCCGCTGGCCGACGACCCGAAGGCGTTCCGGTCGGCCGGGGTCGACCTGGTCACCGAGATGGGGGAGCGGCTGCTCGCCGAAGGCGTGCCGGCGCTGCACTTCTACACGTTCAACCGCTCCAAGGCGACCCGCGAGGTGGTGGGCCGGCTGGGCCTGGTGCCCGCCCGGACCTGA
- a CDS encoding carboxymuconolactone decarboxylase family protein translates to MNLAEVAPEVYQALLQIDGYAHQHLDHGLIELVKLRASMLNNCAYCVDMHSTDAIKAGENPQRLFAVSVWHESRFFTETERVALEFTDAVTRLGEHGVPDELWAKVTATFDQAQVAGLLAQLIAINGFNRVAVPLDSATERRLH, encoded by the coding sequence ATGAATCTCGCCGAAGTCGCGCCCGAGGTCTACCAGGCGCTGCTCCAGATCGACGGCTACGCCCACCAGCACCTCGACCACGGTCTGATCGAGCTGGTGAAGCTGCGGGCGTCGATGCTCAACAACTGCGCGTACTGCGTCGACATGCACTCCACCGACGCGATCAAGGCCGGGGAGAACCCGCAGCGCCTGTTCGCCGTGTCGGTGTGGCACGAGTCGCGGTTCTTCACCGAGACCGAGCGGGTCGCGCTGGAGTTCACCGACGCGGTGACCCGGCTCGGCGAGCACGGCGTGCCCGACGAGCTGTGGGCGAAGGTCACCGCGACGTTCGACCAGGCACAGGTCGCCGGGCTGCTGGCCCAGCTGATCGCGATCAACGGGTTCAACCGGGTCGCCGTGCCGCTGGACTCGGCCACCGAGCGCCGGCTGCACTGA
- a CDS encoding LppM family (lipo)protein, producing the protein MPRASALLLPVILLAMFALTGCIRLHAAMAVSPDDRVSGEIVAATPPTQDNDPGPQLRVPEELAGRVTTKPYKVDNYTGTQLFFSALTFEEVRTLSMATSASSSRYQLGFRRSGDLVTLSGSVDLTQVPTDRADIQIKISFPGEVVDTNGREEESTTIAWSPKPGQASMLTATLRYAGENSPSYFGWTMLVAGLTGAAALIVVVLAIVAHRRSLVA; encoded by the coding sequence GTGCCCCGGGCCTCAGCGCTCCTCCTGCCGGTGATCCTGCTCGCGATGTTCGCGCTGACGGGGTGCATCCGGCTGCACGCCGCGATGGCGGTGTCGCCGGACGACCGCGTCTCCGGCGAGATCGTCGCCGCCACCCCGCCCACCCAGGACAACGACCCGGGCCCGCAGCTCAGGGTGCCCGAGGAGCTGGCCGGACGGGTGACCACCAAGCCGTACAAGGTGGACAACTACACCGGGACCCAGCTGTTCTTCAGCGCCCTCACCTTCGAGGAGGTGCGGACCCTGTCGATGGCGACCAGCGCGTCGTCCAGCCGGTACCAGCTGGGGTTCCGGCGCTCCGGCGACCTGGTGACGCTGTCCGGCTCGGTGGACCTCACCCAGGTGCCGACCGACCGCGCGGACATCCAGATCAAGATCAGCTTTCCGGGTGAGGTCGTCGACACGAACGGGCGGGAAGAGGAGTCGACGACGATCGCGTGGTCGCCCAAGCCCGGCCAGGCGTCGATGCTCACCGCCACCCTCCGCTACGCCGGGGAGAACTCGCCGTCGTACTTCGGGTGGACCATGCTGGTGGCCGGCCTGACCGGCGCGGCGGCGCTGATCGTGGTGGTCCTGGCGATCGTCGCGCACCGCCGGAGCCTGGTCGCCTAG